CATGAATGAAAGCAATTGGCGTTTCACCATCTCCTCTAGCTATCCCCTGCGGTTCTGGTGAGGCCGAAGCAATATTGCGATGTGAAAGCTGACGTTCACCCCGGACTCTACGCTCAACCAAGTCATCACGGATGACAGCGCTTGGGGTTCCAACCTCTCTTATAGCTATCCGCTGCGGTTGTTGTGCTTGAGGTGGTGGAAGGGGCCTTGCAACATCTTCAGGAGGCTTCCATTCTATGATTTGAGGGCCTTCTCTTATTTCATCATCGTACGCTGGATCTGGCGAACCAGGCCAGGGGagaaacgttggtttgtgtttggTCGTTGAAGTAACCCCTGCAACTGATAATGGTCTTGACATGTGCATCGTGCCCAGGCTTCGGGTGGTTTTCCCATTGCTCCTGCCTTTGGACATCCAATGACACATGGTTTGCTGTTTGAGCGTGTTTGCAAGTGCTCTCAAAGTCAGTCTCTGACATACTTCCCGTATGTCCAATAGGAACGACTTCATCAGGCATACAATACTGTCCTTGTTCTGTTGTTCCATCATCTTCTCCCTTGTGTTGATCTAGTTCTGTGTTGCAGATATCACTATCTAAATTGCGGCGGCTACTCTGGAATTCATGGTCACCAATGTTGTCGGTTGAGATAAGCCACTTTGTATATATATGCGTCTTCCCTTTTGGCCTGCGTCTTTGTTGGATTGTTTCTCAGAACCGTGAGCTCATGATGGTCATTCGGGTAAAAACCATCAGTTTGGGCATCAATATCAACGTTATTTTCGGCCCACGCAATGAATCCATGTTCAAGCTGTTGTAAGGAGCTGAGAAAACTTGTCCCTGTTGCGTCTTGCTTATGTCCTGCTGAGTATTCGTCAGCACAGATTAAACCAACGACACCATCTTCTGGATTCTCATCTGAAGCACTGCCACTGGGCTTGGTTTTTTGTAGCATTAGTGGCAAGCAGACCATTAGTCCTAAGTGAACTAGGTTGGGCTTCGAGCAAAGCATCTCCACAGAGGAAAGTCTGGTCACAACCGTTTTGTGCCTCGTTGATATCGTCTGAGATTTGTTGGGCTGAGAATGTCCTGTCATCGCGGTCTGTGTCGTGGCTTTGGTCTGGGACTAATGATGCACCCCTTATGCCAGCTGTGATACGACTAGCACTGGCTAATTCCTTAACATTTTTGATCTGGTGAACATGATGGAGAATATCACTTGGAGCCTGTTTCAGTCGCGTACTATGAAACGTGTCACTTTCGTCTTGGCAGCTCTCATCCCCGTTGCGCTCGTTTGTGCAGGTGTGATTTTCATCTGGGACTTTCAAGAGTACTGCATTTTGTTTAGGCTTCCCGGTGTATCCATTGTGACCAATCCTAAAGTCACCAACTGAGACGTTTCCAGGATTCTCAGTAACATCGGCTGGTTCATGTGTTGCCTGCTGTCCTTGTCCCACGTTTTCCTTATTGTCTTGATTATAAATACCAGGCTCCGCAACGCGGTGACATTGGTCAGCGCTCGGCAAAGTATAGTTAGACTCGAGATCATCGCTCGCAAATGAAGTCTCTTCCCTTTCTTGACGATGGACAAAGTTGTCCCTCTCTTGGTGTAAACAAGTTGACCTTTGGCTTCCTGTCTTGGCATTGGTCTTGGCACTGGTCTTGTCTTTCTTCTGATGAAGCAACAGATACTCATCTTCATCTTCAGAATCATACTCTCCTTCGCTTTGGCAAGACTGTGAATGTTGGTCTTTCTCTTCATCTTCAGGAATGCTGCAGCCGTAGATACAAAGAAACAATTTGTTCAAATCCAACCGCTTTCTCGCTTTTTGTTTAATGAGCATATTCCCGAGAGATAAGCGAAGCGTTGTAACCTCATCTCTTTGTTGTATGTCCACATTTGAGGCCTCGCATTTGCTGGAGTTCTTTATGATAACCTTAGATGCTCTCTCGTGGTTATCGTCAAACTTTGCGCCGACAAAATGGTGCTCCTTGTTCGTTGTGGAGCGATTGGATTTTTTAGGTGATTGTGTTCTGTGATTGTTCAGATCTTCTCCACGTGGCATGCTATCACAATCAAGGCAGCTACGTTCATAATCTGCTGATTCTTTGTCATTCGTGAAGGACCATAAAGACATATCTTCGTCTCCTTCTGCCAACATTTGTACTGTATCTTCTTGCGCCATCTTTTCTTGTCTACGAAAAGCATTTGCTCGTGCCTGATGTGAGGCAATGTTTGTTTCAGCCCCATCGCCATTTGATTCTGTAGGGGTGTCCAACGAGCGGTATTGGAAACAGTCATTTGTGTTATGCCAGAGTCCTTGTTCGCACAAGGTGTCCCAGTTTCTTGTGTGTTGTTCTTCTATGCCAAAATGACGGATTCTGTCACCATTCAATTTTGTGTGAGATGCGTGAAGATTTGTTTTGACTCCGGGTTCTGTATGTGTAGACAAATCTGGCTGAAGGTGCTCCGGATCCCTCTTCAATCCTCTTGCAATCCTCTGGAATGTCCCAGAAATCATTTCGGATGAAGTACTAGCAGGTTTGTCACCAGTGACCGTATCCCTTGATGGCAGTTTCTCAGAGGCATCTGAGTGATACTCATCCTTTGTAGACACTATGTCCACCCCAGTTTCTGATTCGATGGCCGTGGTAAATGTCCTGTTTGAAGACTTGTTACGACTTCCATCAATGATTCCTTCGTTAATTGTATGTCCATCTCTGCCATCAGCGATCGTTCTGTGCCCTGTGACCCCTTCGTTTCCCAGGACAGCCGAAGGTCTAGTTGCCAAAACTTCTTGATACCTATTCCCAAATGTGGACTCCTCTGTTTCCCTGCTTTTCGGATCATTGCCCTCTGCCTCCTGTTGATGACAGTCTGAAATCATGGGAGACCAAAAGTCATCGGCTTCCTCGTCATCAGAAACAGGAATATCGTCTTTCTCATCTAGCGTCTGGTACGTGCCCGTGTTTGGTTCTTCTGTATCGTCATGTGATTTTGTTGGGATGTACGAAGAATTACGTTCAAAAAAGTCCTTGGACCTGAGCGAAAAATTTCCTTCATACAGCGTGTCAGAGTTTCCACCATGTTGTTCTTCACTGAACAGAAAGTTGTTTCTGTAAGCATTCCCTGATGTGGTTGGTAAATGTTGGAAAGCTGTTTCAGCTATTTCTTCTCCAGAAATGAACGGGTCTGGTTGAAGATCTGTCTGCTTCACCCCGTTTTCATTTGGGAGGGGCTGAGGAACTACCCTGGCTGAAAGTCTGGCAGAACTGTCATCAATGATCTCTTTTACCAGTGTTGCATGATAAGAGGCATCCGAGTTAGCCTCGTTCATTGTTAGTGCAGTGTCCATTTCACGTCGATTGTGGGAGGCCCAGCTGTCATGGTAAGAGGCTTCCGAGTAGGACTCGTCCATTGTATACGCAGTGTCCATTTCACGT
The sequence above is a segment of the Littorina saxatilis isolate snail1 linkage group LG3, US_GU_Lsax_2.0, whole genome shotgun sequence genome. Coding sequences within it:
- the LOC138961434 gene encoding uncharacterized protein; translation: MASYSRSSPRPNEGDRGDAARIAPYLEEEHNDFGEYDAEVRLCSYYGPCHDFTERFVRNSPDLFTRGSYYPSPHVPDDGRESDNWSDENEQDEIWAHHCGTHEPYPQNGEEFRNSTLNPYDFVRGVGSPDELARSRPDSPPHYGCWADLESEEGIREGNSGTSTSITFSKASEYRYGMYESYLSVTDPDTLQNDITDERSASLSEYRCGMYEPYLSSVTDLVTLQSEITEQRSANPPAYADHEPFGYEKGEKPKDEDLQPDLSISGKQRDEKRFQPLPSTSGNAYRNNLLTQGERYGKHSLFGLGILHSPADSIDYEPPFIKQVHEDGCSEDSDDALSVCCETCGHISHCAQKSDNQSLSDSNLSSDFSGHGYEADDSSDEEDCDTIWPFCQNWLSHNRREMDTAHTMDESYSEASYHATLVKEIIDDSSTSPSARVVPVPEPYLNEQGSKQKDETLQPDMIISGKQRIETGFQHLSPAARNVYRNIFLCGEEQNGRNSDTLFEGGHSTRRKDCFEDNPLHIPTELKGDKQESRIDTCRAKAATLRLLLKKCEEETVSVPFREKEEEKEADKVGDGGQETLSYSFQDSRQYTSVCIEDSDDALAACSHHGPCYDIHHSAGTSEYMSMCHVHSTVFSGFLDDEHEGGHWSDEEDNSGVWPFCYTTASQNRREMDTAYTMDESYSEASYHDSWASHNRREMDTALTMNEANSDASYHATLVKEIIDDSSARLSARVVPQPLPNENGVKQTDLQPDPFISGEEIAETAFQHLPTTSGNAYRNNFLFSEEQHGGNSDTLYEGNFSLRSKDFFERNSSYIPTKSHDDTEEPNTGTYQTLDEKDDIPVSDDEEADDFWSPMISDCHQQEAEGNDPKSRETEESTFGNRYQEVLATRPSAVLGNEGVTGHRTIADGRDGHTINEGIIDGSRNKSSNRTFTTAIESETGVDIVSTKDEYHSDASEKLPSRDTVTGDKPASTSSEMISGTFQRIARGLKRDPEHLQPDLSTHTEPGVKTNLHASHTKLNGDRIRHFGIEEQHTRNWDTLCEQGLWHNTNDCFQYRSLDTPTESNGDGAETNIASHQARANAFRRQEKMAQEDTVQMLAEGDEDMSLWSFTNDKESADYERSCLDCDSMPRGEDLNNHRTQSPKKSNRSTTNKEHHFVGAKFDDNHERASKVIIKNSSKCEASNVDIQQRDEVTTLRLSLGNMLIKQKARKRLDLNKLFLCIYGCSIPEDEEKDQHSQSCQSEGEYDSEDEDEYLLLHQKKDKTSAKTNAKTGSQRSTCLHQERDNFVHRQEREETSFASDDLESNYTLPSADQCHRVAEPGIYNQDNKENVGQGQQATHEPADVTENPGNVSVGDFRIGHNGYTGKPKQNAVLLKVPDENHTCTNERNGDESCQDESDTFHSTRLKQAPSDILHHVHQIKNVKELASASRITAGIRGASLVPDQSHDTDRDDRTFSAQQISDDINEAQNGCDQTFLCGDALLEAQPSSLRTNGLLATNATKNQAQWQCFR